A section of the Mycolicibacterium anyangense genome encodes:
- the pstB gene encoding phosphate ABC transporter ATP-binding protein PstB — protein MAKRLDLKEVNIYYGSFHAVSDVSMSVPPRSVTAFIGPSGCGKSTVLRTLNRMHEVIPGARVEGSVLLDGEDIYGSGVDPVGVRKTIGMVFQRPNPFPTMSIRDNVVAGLKLQGVRNRKVLDETCERSLKGANLWNEVKDRLDKPGGGLSGGQQQRLCIARAIAVQPDVLLMDEPCSALDPISTLAVEDLISELKQDFTIVIVTHNMQQAARVSDQTAFFNLEATGKPGKLVEIDDTEKIFSNPSQKATEDYISGRFG, from the coding sequence ATGGCCAAGCGTCTCGACCTCAAAGAGGTCAACATCTACTACGGCTCGTTCCACGCGGTCTCCGACGTGTCGATGTCCGTGCCGCCCCGTAGCGTGACGGCCTTCATCGGCCCGTCGGGCTGTGGCAAGTCCACGGTGCTGCGCACTCTCAACCGCATGCACGAGGTCATCCCCGGCGCCCGCGTCGAGGGGTCGGTGCTGCTCGACGGCGAGGACATCTACGGCTCCGGGGTCGACCCGGTGGGTGTGCGCAAGACCATCGGCATGGTGTTCCAGCGGCCGAACCCGTTCCCCACCATGTCGATTCGCGACAACGTGGTGGCCGGCCTCAAGCTGCAGGGCGTGCGCAACCGCAAGGTTCTCGACGAGACCTGCGAGCGCTCGCTCAAGGGCGCCAACCTCTGGAACGAGGTCAAGGATCGTCTCGACAAGCCCGGTGGCGGCCTGTCCGGCGGCCAGCAGCAGCGGTTGTGTATCGCCCGCGCCATCGCCGTGCAGCCCGACGTGCTGCTGATGGACGAGCCCTGCTCGGCGCTGGATCCGATCTCGACCCTTGCGGTGGAGGATCTGATCTCCGAACTCAAGCAGGACTTCACCATCGTGATCGTCACCCACAACATGCAGCAGGCTGCCCGGGTGAGTGATCAGACCGCGTTCTTCAACCTGGAGGCCACCGGCAAGCCGGGCAAGCTGGTGGAGATCGACGACACCGAAAAGATCTTCTCCAACCCCAGCCAGAAGGCCACCGAGGACTACATCTCCGGCCGCTTCGGATAA
- a CDS encoding LCP family protein, producing MSDGDSATPGQRDGTEPVSGERVTRTPRPAHSPAPWERAAASHRAPEMAPEPASRPRPSGNHTEGVTVADLIAKVAGTPATPAAPNRHRIQAPVEPADDAADRTEPIPVVTAAYAAELPDLEAISRARGPLVADPDPATPRKKTARKAEKNKTKRRRPVLLAGRSAAAVFAVSALALTGGAWQWQSTKNDQLRNVAALDPNSRDILDPNAQHGDENFLIVGVDSRTGANGQMGAGSTADAEGARSDTIMLVNIPADRKRVVAVSFPRDLAITPMKCQAWNSDTGAYGPVYDANTGEWSDDWRYTETKINSAYALGGPKCLVKVIQKMSGLSINRFMAVDFAGFAKMVDAVGGVEVCSTTPLEDYELGTVLANAGRQTLDGHTALNYVRARQVTTELNGDYGRIKRQQLFLSSLLRSIISKDTLFSLSKLNNVVNMFIDDTYVDNVRTKDLVDLGQSLQGINAGRITFVTVPTTGITDSDGNEEPRTQDIRALFDAIINDDPLPGENDTNATTSPMTAAKKAEEAAPSATTQEPDGTTQTELVNAVTTNPADVTVQVSNSTGQQGLGATATTALQQHGFNVLEPDDYTGTVSGTTVMFSAGNEEAAATVAAAFPNAAMQRVSGLGQTVQVVLGPDFSSVAPPPPSGSAVSVHVSHTAGSTPTPLPEDLTVTNGADVTCE from the coding sequence ATGAGTGACGGCGATAGCGCCACTCCTGGCCAGCGCGACGGCACCGAACCGGTCAGCGGCGAGCGCGTCACCCGAACACCGCGGCCCGCACACAGTCCCGCGCCCTGGGAACGCGCCGCGGCGTCCCACCGTGCCCCAGAGATGGCCCCAGAGCCGGCCTCCCGCCCGCGACCGTCGGGCAACCACACCGAAGGCGTCACGGTTGCCGACCTGATCGCGAAGGTCGCCGGGACCCCTGCCACACCGGCTGCGCCCAACCGGCACCGGATACAGGCGCCCGTCGAGCCGGCCGACGATGCGGCGGACCGGACCGAACCGATCCCGGTTGTCACGGCCGCCTACGCCGCTGAGCTGCCCGACCTGGAAGCCATCAGCCGTGCCCGCGGGCCGCTGGTCGCCGATCCCGACCCCGCCACACCCCGGAAGAAGACCGCCAGGAAGGCGGAAAAGAACAAGACCAAGCGCCGCAGACCCGTCCTGCTGGCCGGGCGGTCGGCGGCCGCCGTGTTCGCGGTATCCGCCCTGGCCCTGACCGGCGGGGCCTGGCAGTGGCAGTCCACCAAGAACGATCAGCTGCGCAATGTGGCGGCACTGGACCCGAACTCGCGGGACATCCTGGACCCCAATGCTCAGCACGGCGACGAGAACTTCCTGATCGTCGGCGTCGACTCACGGACCGGGGCCAACGGCCAGATGGGGGCGGGCAGCACCGCCGATGCCGAAGGCGCGCGCTCCGACACCATCATGCTGGTCAACATCCCGGCCGACCGGAAACGGGTGGTCGCGGTCTCCTTCCCCCGTGATCTGGCGATCACCCCGATGAAGTGTCAGGCCTGGAACTCCGACACCGGCGCCTACGGCCCGGTGTACGACGCCAACACCGGCGAGTGGAGCGACGACTGGCGCTACACCGAGACCAAGATCAATTCCGCCTACGCACTGGGCGGCCCGAAGTGCCTGGTCAAGGTCATCCAGAAGATGTCCGGCCTGTCGATCAACCGGTTCATGGCGGTGGACTTCGCCGGCTTCGCCAAGATGGTCGACGCCGTCGGGGGTGTGGAGGTCTGCAGCACCACACCGCTGGAGGACTACGAGCTGGGCACGGTGCTGGCCAACGCCGGACGGCAAACCCTGGACGGCCACACCGCCCTGAACTACGTGCGAGCCCGCCAGGTCACCACCGAACTCAACGGTGACTACGGCCGGATCAAACGCCAGCAGCTGTTCCTGTCCTCGCTGCTGCGCTCGATCATCTCCAAGGACACGCTGTTCAGCCTCAGCAAACTCAACAACGTCGTCAACATGTTCATCGACGACACCTATGTCGACAACGTACGGACCAAGGACCTGGTCGACCTCGGCCAGTCACTGCAGGGCATCAACGCCGGCCGGATCACCTTCGTCACCGTCCCGACGACCGGCATCACCGATTCCGACGGCAACGAGGAACCGCGGACCCAGGACATCAGGGCGCTGTTCGACGCGATCATCAACGATGACCCGCTGCCCGGCGAGAACGACACCAACGCGACCACCAGCCCGATGACCGCGGCCAAGAAGGCCGAGGAAGCCGCCCCCAGCGCCACCACGCAGGAGCCGGACGGGACCACCCAGACCGAACTGGTCAACGCGGTGACCACCAACCCGGCCGACGTCACCGTCCAGGTCTCGAACTCCACCGGTCAGCAGGGCCTGGGCGCGACCGCCACGACCGCGTTGCAGCAGCACGGCTTCAACGTGCTCGAGCCCGACGACTACACCGGCACCGTCAGCGGCACCACCGTGATGTTCTCGGCCGGCAACGAGGAGGCGGCCGCCACCGTGGCCGCAGCGTTCCCGAACGCGGCGATGCAACGGGTGTCCGGGCTGGGGCAGACGGTGCAGGTGGTCCTCGGTCCGGACTTCAGCAGCGTCGCCCCGCCACCGCCGAGCGGTTCGGCGGTCAGCGTGCATGTCAGCCACACCGCGGGCAGCACGCCGACGCCGTTGCCCGAAGACCTCACGGTGACCAACGGAGCCGACGTCACCTGCGAATAA
- the pstC gene encoding phosphate ABC transporter permease subunit PstC, with translation MSDGVDVSDHTAGPDPVDAGSGEVVAQPIPEKPALPTNPSGHSKVRLGDRIFRGLSEGSGILIITLIAAIGFFLVWRAVPALSRNEVNFFTYGGNWVTTDTAHMKFGILDLLQVTVFVSLFALVLAMPVALGIAIFLTQYAPRRVAGPLGYMVDLLAAVPSIIYGVWGLYVLAPVIKPLALWLNTNLGWLFLFSTGNASVAGGGTIFTAGIVLAVMILPIITAVAREVFVQTPRGQIEAALALGATRWEVVRTTVLPFGLSGYISGAMLGLGRALGETIALLIILRGTQKAFGWSLFDAGYTFASKIASAASEFNDQYKAGAYIAAGLVLFVLTFVVNSAARAAVTGRGAR, from the coding sequence GTGAGCGATGGGGTGGACGTGAGCGATCACACGGCCGGTCCTGACCCGGTGGATGCCGGGTCAGGTGAGGTTGTGGCGCAGCCCATCCCGGAAAAGCCGGCGCTTCCGACGAATCCGTCGGGGCACAGCAAGGTAAGGCTCGGTGACCGGATCTTCCGAGGACTCTCGGAGGGCTCCGGCATCCTGATCATCACCCTGATCGCCGCAATCGGCTTCTTCCTCGTCTGGCGCGCGGTGCCCGCGCTGTCGCGCAACGAGGTGAACTTCTTCACCTACGGCGGGAACTGGGTCACCACCGACACGGCGCACATGAAGTTCGGCATCCTGGACCTGCTCCAGGTGACGGTGTTCGTGTCGCTGTTCGCGCTGGTTCTCGCCATGCCGGTGGCGTTGGGTATCGCGATCTTCCTGACCCAGTACGCGCCGCGCCGGGTGGCCGGGCCGTTGGGCTACATGGTGGACCTGCTGGCCGCGGTGCCGTCGATCATCTACGGCGTCTGGGGCCTGTACGTCCTGGCGCCGGTGATCAAGCCGCTGGCGTTGTGGCTCAACACGAATCTGGGTTGGTTGTTCCTGTTCTCGACAGGCAATGCATCGGTGGCCGGCGGTGGCACGATCTTCACCGCGGGCATCGTGCTCGCGGTGATGATCCTGCCGATCATCACCGCGGTCGCCCGCGAGGTGTTCGTCCAGACCCCACGCGGCCAGATCGAGGCCGCGCTGGCGCTGGGCGCCACCCGCTGGGAAGTGGTCAGGACCACCGTGCTGCCGTTCGGGTTGTCCGGCTACATCAGCGGGGCGATGCTCGGTCTGGGCCGAGCCCTCGGTGAGACGATCGCGCTGCTGATCATCCTGCGCGGCACGCAGAAGGCGTTCGGCTGGTCGTTGTTCGACGCCGGTTACACCTTCGCCAGCAAGATCGCCTCGGCCGCATCGGAATTCAACGACCAATACAAGGCGGGCGCCTACATCGCGGCGGGTCTGGTGCTGTTCGTGCTGACATTCGTGGTCAACTCGGCGGCCCGCGCCGCGGTGACCGGAAGGGGTGCCCGATGA
- a CDS encoding DUF2510 domain-containing protein, protein MDDPRSSAPYWRRHPMLTLAIVGLLCFAVANGWYLTATAIAAVVAAVTTRRALRAAARRRAALRARADYEHTLHLAGDPRGGYGQFPPVVPGWFPDPGQRRQWRYFDGAVWTGQVAPR, encoded by the coding sequence ATGGACGATCCCCGTAGCTCCGCGCCGTACTGGCGGCGTCACCCGATGCTGACCCTGGCGATCGTGGGCCTGCTCTGCTTCGCCGTCGCTAACGGGTGGTACCTGACCGCCACGGCGATTGCAGCCGTCGTCGCCGCGGTCACCACCCGGCGGGCGCTGCGCGCGGCCGCGCGTCGCAGGGCCGCACTACGCGCCCGTGCCGACTACGAACACACCCTGCACCTCGCCGGCGACCCGCGCGGCGGCTACGGGCAGTTCCCGCCGGTCGTGCCCGGCTGGTTTCCCGACCCGGGCCAACGTCGGCAGTGGCGCTACTTCGACGGCGCCGTCTGGACCGGGCAGGTCGCCCCGAGGTAG
- a CDS encoding TetR/AcrR family transcriptional regulator, which translates to MTSGQRRGRWSGVPLQDRQTLRRDELLAAGLTLLGDAAGPALTVRAVCRTSGLTERYFYESFSDRDDFVRAVYDDVCNRAMATLMTASTPREAVERFVALMVDDPVRGRVLLLAPEVEPVLIHSGAEWMPSFIKLLQGKLTEIADPTMQNMVATGLIGALTALFTAYLDGRLAASREQFIDYCVDLLLSRAAG; encoded by the coding sequence GTGACGTCGGGTCAACGACGGGGCCGCTGGTCGGGCGTGCCGCTGCAGGATCGCCAGACGCTGCGCCGCGACGAACTGCTCGCCGCGGGCCTGACACTGCTGGGCGATGCCGCGGGGCCCGCACTGACCGTGCGCGCCGTCTGCCGCACGTCCGGGCTGACCGAGCGTTACTTCTACGAAAGCTTCAGCGACCGCGACGATTTCGTCCGCGCCGTCTACGACGACGTCTGTAATCGCGCGATGGCCACCCTGATGACGGCGAGCACACCCCGCGAAGCCGTCGAGCGGTTCGTCGCGCTGATGGTCGACGATCCGGTGCGCGGGCGGGTCCTGCTACTGGCGCCGGAGGTCGAGCCCGTGCTGATCCACTCCGGAGCGGAGTGGATGCCGAGCTTCATCAAGCTGCTGCAGGGCAAGCTCACCGAGATCGCCGACCCGACGATGCAGAACATGGTCGCCACCGGTTTGATCGGGGCGCTGACGGCATTGTTCACCGCCTACCTGGACGGCCGGCTGGCAGCCTCGCGCGAGCAGTTCATCGACTACTGCGTAGACCTGCTGCTCAGCCGAGCGGCGGGTTAG
- the pstA gene encoding phosphate ABC transporter permease PstA — MTAETLDRPVKGPTFQPVGLKRKIVNNTATVLVSLSVLIAVVPLLWVLYSVITKGLSTVLDSTWWTNSQAGMTAFAAGGGVYHALIGTLLQGLVCAVISIPIGVFTGIYLVEYGGGTKLGKITTFMVDILTGVPSIVAALFIYALWVATLGFQRSGFAVSLALVLLMIPVIVRSTEEMLRIVPMDLREASYALGVPKWKTIALIVIPTALSGIVTGIMLALARVMGETAPLLILVGYSQAMNFDMFNGFMGSLPGMMYDQTSAGAGANPVPTDRLWGAALTLILLIAVLNIGARFIAKFFAPKKV, encoded by the coding sequence ATGACCGCCGAGACCTTGGACCGACCGGTCAAGGGGCCGACGTTCCAGCCCGTCGGGCTCAAGCGCAAGATCGTCAACAACACCGCGACCGTGCTGGTGTCGCTCTCGGTGCTGATCGCCGTGGTTCCCCTGCTGTGGGTGCTGTATTCGGTGATCACCAAGGGGCTGAGCACCGTGCTGGACAGCACTTGGTGGACCAACTCGCAGGCCGGGATGACGGCCTTCGCGGCCGGCGGCGGCGTGTACCACGCACTGATCGGCACCCTGCTGCAGGGCCTGGTCTGCGCGGTCATCTCCATTCCGATCGGTGTCTTCACCGGTATCTATCTCGTCGAATACGGCGGCGGCACCAAGCTGGGCAAGATCACCACCTTCATGGTCGACATCCTCACCGGTGTGCCCTCGATCGTCGCCGCGCTGTTCATCTACGCGCTGTGGGTCGCCACTCTGGGCTTCCAGCGCTCCGGGTTCGCCGTCTCGCTGGCGCTGGTGTTGCTGATGATCCCGGTCATCGTGCGATCCACCGAGGAGATGCTGCGGATCGTGCCGATGGATCTGCGTGAAGCCAGCTACGCACTGGGCGTTCCGAAGTGGAAAACCATTGCGCTCATTGTCATTCCGACAGCGTTGTCGGGCATCGTCACCGGCATCATGCTGGCCCTGGCCCGCGTGATGGGCGAGACTGCGCCGCTGCTGATCCTGGTCGGCTACTCCCAGGCGATGAACTTCGACATGTTCAACGGGTTCATGGGCTCGCTGCCGGGCATGATGTACGACCAGACCTCGGCCGGTGCCGGCGCCAACCCGGTCCCCACCGACCGGCTGTGGGGCGCGGCACTGACGCTGATCCTGCTCATCGCGGTGCTCAACATCGGCGCCCGCTTCATCGCGAAATTCTTCGCTCCCAAGAAGGTTTAG
- a CDS encoding oxygenase MpaB family protein — protein sequence MSQDTSEAHPDTTDGAALGPGCPVSAGGYDMLPDVLGPDSLTWKYFGDWRGLLQGPWAGSMQNMHPQLGAAVQEHSIFFRERLPRLLRSLYPIGGVVFDGDRAPVTGAEVRDYHIPIKGVDEQGRRYSALNPDVFYWAHATFFMGTILTAEHFGDGLTEAQKRQLFDEHVTWYRMYGMSMRPVPKTWEDFQAYWDHMCREVLENNWATREVLDLSTMPKHPSLEWIPDPLWSAYLKVMGPLAVWLTVGLYDEPVRELMGYPWSRRDERLHWLFGRAVNLAFKLVPPRRRMHPRARAGWDRATGRSPADAPLVHTPTRNLPPVDHRDNGIHYLGATCPVQTAPSK from the coding sequence TTGAGCCAAGATACGTCCGAGGCGCACCCGGACACCACCGACGGCGCTGCCCTCGGGCCGGGCTGCCCGGTGAGCGCGGGTGGTTACGACATGCTGCCTGATGTCCTTGGTCCCGACTCGCTGACCTGGAAGTACTTCGGCGACTGGCGCGGGCTCCTGCAAGGCCCCTGGGCGGGTTCGATGCAGAACATGCATCCCCAACTCGGGGCGGCGGTTCAGGAACACTCGATCTTCTTCCGGGAGCGGCTGCCACGGCTGCTGCGCTCGCTGTATCCGATCGGTGGCGTGGTGTTCGACGGCGACCGTGCCCCGGTCACCGGCGCCGAGGTCCGCGACTACCACATCCCGATCAAGGGCGTCGACGAGCAGGGGCGTCGTTACAGCGCGCTGAATCCCGATGTCTTCTACTGGGCGCACGCGACATTCTTCATGGGCACCATCCTGACCGCCGAGCACTTCGGCGACGGGCTGACCGAAGCCCAGAAGCGCCAGCTCTTCGACGAACACGTCACCTGGTACCGGATGTACGGCATGAGCATGCGGCCGGTGCCGAAGACCTGGGAGGACTTCCAGGCCTACTGGGACCACATGTGCCGCGAGGTGCTGGAGAACAACTGGGCCACCCGCGAGGTTCTTGACCTGTCCACGATGCCCAAACACCCGTCACTGGAATGGATTCCGGACCCGCTGTGGTCGGCGTACCTGAAGGTGATGGGGCCTCTCGCGGTGTGGCTGACGGTCGGGCTCTATGACGAGCCGGTGCGGGAGCTGATGGGCTACCCCTGGTCGCGGCGCGACGAGCGATTGCACTGGCTGTTCGGCCGCGCGGTGAACCTGGCCTTCAAACTGGTACCGCCCCGGCGCCGGATGCATCCGCGAGCACGTGCGGGCTGGGATCGTGCGACCGGGCGCAGTCCCGCCGACGCCCCGCTGGTGCATACGCCAACCCGGAACCTGCCACCGGTGGATCACCGGGACAACGGGATCCACTACCTCGGGGCGACCTGCCCGGTCCAGACGGCGCCGTCGAAGTAG
- a CDS encoding acyl-ACP desaturase: MSKDLTDLELLRQLEPVAEKLINRHLSMFKDWNPHDYIPWSEGKNYYALGGQDWHPDQAQLSEVARTAMVQNLLTEDNLPAYHREIAMNFSTDGPWGYWVNRWTAEENRHGISIRDYLVVTRNCDPVELEELRVEQMTRGFSPGQNQQGDLFAESLFDSVMYVSFQELATRVSHRNTGKACQEPVAEQLLARISNDENLHMIFYRDISEAGFDVAPNQAMTSLHRVLRNFKMPGYTVPDFRRKAVIIAMGGVYDPRIHLDDVVMPVLKKWRIFEREDFTGEAARLRDDLGNLIKELEETCDKFEEAKARKLERDAKLAEKRAAKALAGAST, from the coding sequence ATGTCGAAAGACCTGACCGACCTCGAACTTTTGCGTCAGCTCGAACCGGTGGCGGAGAAGCTGATCAACCGGCACCTGTCGATGTTCAAAGACTGGAACCCGCACGACTACATCCCATGGTCGGAGGGCAAGAACTACTACGCTCTCGGCGGCCAGGACTGGCATCCCGACCAGGCCCAGCTCTCCGAGGTGGCCCGTACCGCGATGGTGCAGAACCTGCTGACCGAGGACAACCTGCCCGCCTACCACCGCGAGATCGCGATGAACTTCTCCACCGACGGCCCGTGGGGCTACTGGGTCAACCGGTGGACCGCCGAGGAGAACCGGCACGGCATCTCGATCCGTGACTACCTCGTCGTCACCCGCAACTGCGATCCCGTCGAACTCGAGGAACTGCGCGTCGAGCAGATGACCCGCGGCTTCTCCCCCGGCCAGAATCAGCAGGGCGACCTGTTCGCCGAGAGCCTGTTCGACTCGGTGATGTACGTCAGCTTCCAGGAACTGGCCACCCGCGTCTCGCACCGCAACACCGGTAAGGCCTGCCAGGAGCCGGTCGCCGAGCAGCTGCTGGCGCGGATCTCCAATGACGAGAACCTGCACATGATCTTCTACCGGGACATCAGCGAAGCCGGGTTCGATGTCGCCCCCAACCAGGCCATGACGTCGCTGCACCGGGTGCTGCGCAACTTCAAGATGCCCGGATACACCGTGCCGGACTTCCGCCGTAAGGCCGTCATCATCGCCATGGGCGGCGTCTACGACCCGCGCATCCACCTCGACGATGTCGTGATGCCGGTGCTGAAGAAGTGGCGCATCTTCGAGCGTGAGGACTTCACCGGCGAGGCCGCCCGGCTGCGCGACGACCTGGGCAATCTGATCAAGGAGCTCGAGGAGACCTGCGACAAGTTCGAAGAGGCCAAGGCGCGCAAGCTGGAACGCGACGCGAAGCTGGCCGAGAAGCGGGCCGCCAAGGCACTCGCGGGAGCTTCGACATAG
- the dusB gene encoding tRNA dihydrouridine synthase DusB, whose protein sequence is MVDTSPATTGLRIGPFALRSPVVLAPMAGVTNVAFRTLCRELEEAKVGTVSGLYVCEMVTARALVERHPVTMHMTTFAPQESPRSLQLYTVDPATTYEAAKMVVEENLADHIDMNFGCPVPKVTRRGGGAALPYKRRLFGQIVAAAVRATEGTSVPVTVKFRIGVDDAHRTHLDAGRIAEQEGAAAVALHARTAAQRYSGTADWDEIGKLKEAVTSIPVLGNGDIFEANDALAMMAATGCDGVVIGRGCLGRPWLFAELSAAFTGSPAPTPPTLGEVADIMRRHGGLLAEHFGEDKGMRDMRKHIAWYLHGFPAGADLRRALALVKTLDELDGLLDQLDPEVPFPAAATGPRGRQGSAASVSLPEGWLDDPDDCTVPEGAEIMGSGG, encoded by the coding sequence ATAGTCGACACCTCACCAGCCACCACCGGGCTGCGGATCGGGCCCTTCGCCCTCCGCAGCCCGGTTGTCTTGGCGCCGATGGCCGGCGTCACCAACGTCGCGTTCCGCACCCTGTGCCGGGAACTCGAAGAGGCCAAGGTCGGAACCGTTTCAGGCCTCTACGTCTGCGAGATGGTCACCGCCCGCGCCCTCGTCGAACGACATCCCGTGACGATGCACATGACGACATTCGCCCCGCAGGAGTCCCCGCGCTCGCTGCAGCTCTACACCGTCGACCCGGCCACCACCTATGAGGCGGCCAAGATGGTCGTCGAGGAGAACCTCGCCGACCACATCGACATGAACTTCGGCTGTCCTGTGCCCAAAGTCACACGCCGCGGTGGCGGGGCGGCGCTGCCCTACAAGCGACGCCTGTTCGGCCAGATCGTCGCGGCTGCCGTGCGCGCCACCGAGGGCACCTCGGTCCCGGTGACGGTGAAGTTCCGCATCGGCGTCGACGACGCCCACCGCACCCATCTCGACGCCGGCCGCATCGCCGAGCAGGAAGGCGCGGCAGCGGTGGCGCTGCACGCCCGCACCGCAGCTCAGCGGTACTCCGGCACCGCCGACTGGGACGAGATCGGAAAGCTCAAGGAGGCGGTGACCTCCATCCCGGTTCTGGGTAACGGCGATATCTTCGAAGCCAACGACGCCCTGGCCATGATGGCTGCCACCGGATGCGACGGGGTCGTCATCGGACGCGGCTGCCTGGGCCGGCCCTGGCTGTTCGCCGAGCTCTCGGCGGCCTTCACCGGCTCACCTGCACCGACGCCACCCACCCTCGGTGAGGTCGCCGACATCATGCGCCGCCACGGCGGGCTCCTGGCCGAGCACTTCGGCGAGGACAAGGGCATGCGGGACATGCGCAAGCACATCGCCTGGTATCTGCACGGCTTCCCAGCGGGCGCCGACCTGCGTCGGGCATTGGCCCTGGTCAAGACCCTCGATGAGCTCGACGGACTGCTCGACCAGCTCGACCCGGAGGTGCCCTTCCCGGCGGCGGCGACCGGCCCGCGCGGGCGCCAGGGCTCGGCCGCCTCGGTGTCGCTGCCCGAAGGCTGGCTCGACGATCCGGACGACTGCACTGTGCCCGAAGGCGCCGAGATCATGGGATCGGGTGGCTGA
- the phoU gene encoding phosphate signaling complex protein PhoU — protein MRTAYHEQLDALTNQLAEMCRMAGVAMERATQSLLQADLVLAEQVIGDHEALSSASARAEEAAFVLLALQAPVAGDLRAIVSSIQIVADVDRMGALALHVAKIARRRHPQHALPEEVNGYFAEMGRVAVELGNSAREVLLSRDPEKARRIREEDDAMDDLHRHLFSVMMDREWKHGVAAAVDVTLLGRFYERFADHAVEISRRVIFQVTGHLPEEEEIPTY, from the coding sequence ATGCGGACCGCATATCATGAGCAGCTCGATGCGCTGACGAACCAACTGGCCGAGATGTGCCGGATGGCCGGGGTGGCGATGGAGCGTGCGACACAGTCCCTGCTGCAGGCCGACCTGGTGTTGGCCGAGCAGGTGATCGGCGACCACGAGGCGCTCTCGAGCGCCAGTGCGCGCGCCGAAGAGGCGGCCTTCGTGCTGCTGGCCCTGCAGGCGCCGGTGGCCGGCGACCTGCGCGCGATCGTCAGCTCCATCCAGATCGTTGCCGACGTCGACCGGATGGGCGCGCTGGCACTGCACGTTGCCAAGATCGCCCGCCGCCGCCACCCGCAGCACGCGCTGCCCGAAGAGGTCAACGGCTACTTCGCCGAAATGGGAAGGGTCGCAGTCGAATTGGGGAACAGCGCCCGCGAGGTGCTGCTGTCCCGGGATCCGGAGAAGGCGCGTCGCATCCGCGAGGAAGACGATGCGATGGATGACCTGCACCGGCACCTGTTCAGCGTCATGATGGACCGCGAGTGGAAGCATGGTGTGGCCGCCGCGGTCGACGTCACCCTGCTGGGCCGGTTCTACGAGCGCTTCGCCGACCACGCCGTGGAGATCTCCCGCCGGGTGATCTTCCAGGTGACCGGTCACCTGCCCGAGGAAGAGGAGATTCCGACCTACTGA